From the genome of Ziziphus jujuba cultivar Dongzao chromosome 6, ASM3175591v1, one region includes:
- the LOC107430585 gene encoding protein MODIFYING WALL LIGNIN-1 isoform X1 — translation MEKNGYGFLLILSVIASLGLMSCVSCIVAEFKKTKVKDVKLVGRLCYLPESHALGFGIAALICLSVAQIIGNVIICGNFCSKQRGISYCKANKPLISTFLLLISWISFGIAVALISTATSMSLKQAYGTGWLDGECYLVKDGVYIGSAFLVLFTVVSILGSTLTTIRRTQVDQGSQIHQPLESKILG, via the exons ATGGAGAAAAACGGATATGGGTTTTTGCTAATTCTCTCGGTCATTGCCTCTCTCGGTCTCATGTCCTGCGTATCCTGCATAGTTGCCGAATTCAAGAAAACAAAG gtTAAGGACGTCAAACTGGTAGGAAGACTGTGTTATTTGCCAGAAAGTCATGCACTTGGGTTTGGAATTGCAGCATTAATTTGTTTGTCTGTGGCTCAGATAATCGGGAATGTGATAATCTGTGGGAATTTTTGTTCAAAACAGAGAGGAATTAGCTATTGCAAGGCCAATAAGCCATTGATATCGACTTTTCTTCTGCTTATCTCTTG GATCAGCTTTGGAATTGCAGTTGCTTTAATAAGTACTGCCACAAGCATGAGCTTAAAACAAGCCTATGGAACTGGCTGGTTAGACGGTGAATGCTACCTCGTAAAAGATGGTGTATATATTGGTTCAGCTTTCTTGGTCTTATTCACTGTAGTGTCCATCCTTGGCTCTACCTTAACAACAATCAGGAGAACCCAGGTTGATCAAGGGTCTCAAATACATCAACCACTTGAATCCAAAATCTTGGGATAG
- the LOC107430585 gene encoding protein MODIFYING WALL LIGNIN-2 isoform X2, whose product MEKNGYGFLLILSVIASLGLMSCVSCIVAEFKKTKVKDVKLIIGNVIICGNFCSKQRGISYCKANKPLISTFLLLISWISFGIAVALISTATSMSLKQAYGTGWLDGECYLVKDGVYIGSAFLVLFTVVSILGSTLTTIRRTQVDQGSQIHQPLESKILG is encoded by the exons ATGGAGAAAAACGGATATGGGTTTTTGCTAATTCTCTCGGTCATTGCCTCTCTCGGTCTCATGTCCTGCGTATCCTGCATAGTTGCCGAATTCAAGAAAACAAAG gtTAAGGACGTCAAACTG ATAATCGGGAATGTGATAATCTGTGGGAATTTTTGTTCAAAACAGAGAGGAATTAGCTATTGCAAGGCCAATAAGCCATTGATATCGACTTTTCTTCTGCTTATCTCTTG GATCAGCTTTGGAATTGCAGTTGCTTTAATAAGTACTGCCACAAGCATGAGCTTAAAACAAGCCTATGGAACTGGCTGGTTAGACGGTGAATGCTACCTCGTAAAAGATGGTGTATATATTGGTTCAGCTTTCTTGGTCTTATTCACTGTAGTGTCCATCCTTGGCTCTACCTTAACAACAATCAGGAGAACCCAGGTTGATCAAGGGTCTCAAATACATCAACCACTTGAATCCAAAATCTTGGGATAG
- the LOC107430543 gene encoding pentatricopeptide repeat-containing protein At1g12775, mitochondrial isoform X1 gives MLYRHSTKHGALSLLLQRFHSSSTLSSKPDTALTAIDTITKPPKPSKIRKPTSLSAPIPRVLDTVSPQVNAICSLLCNHSQQTVTIDNLLKCFKENLSSNLVLQILMNYRQLGRIKTLEFFSWAGLQMGFKFDDSVIEYMADFLGRRKLFDDMKCLLVTVFSCNGQISSRTFSICIRFLGRQGRIREALCLFEEMESKFRCKPDNFVYNNMLYVLCKKESSGQLIDLALTIFRRIELPDTYSYSNVIIGLCKFGRFETALEVFVEMYRAGLVPTRSVVNVLIGKLCSLSEKEGEIAKVRVKSMRRPFTILVPNVGVKSGTIQPTVHAVQVFWAVHHLGLLPSSFVIIQLISELCRLGKTEEAVEILKVVEDMKRSCLEESYSIVMKALCKHHLVEEASHLFGRMLSQGVKPKLSDYNSVICMLCKIGNLDGAERVYKIMSKNRCLPDSLTYSVLIHAYVEARNWEAAYGLLIEMLGLGLSPHFHTHSAVDKLLRENGKMVLCHKLERKLESQNLLKLCKENRLQLAYEKLNSMLEKGCYPPAYVRDAFEHAFEKRGKLQMAREVLGKMDKTQKTQGEKLKFDRSKV, from the exons ATGCTGTATAGGCATAGCACCAAGCATGGagctctctctcttcttctacAACGCTTTCATTCTTCTTCTACACTGTCTTCAAAACCCGATACTGCTCTCACAGCTATCGATACAATCACCAAACCCCCCAAACCAAGCAAGATCAGAAAACCCACTTCACTCAGTGCACCAATTCCACGGGTTTTAGACACTGTAAGTCCTCAAGTCAATGCCATCTGTTCTTTACTTTGTAACCATAGTCAACAAACTGTAACAATTGATAACCTGTTGAAATGTTTCAAAGAAAATTTGAGTTCAAATCTTGTGCTTCAGATATTGATGAATTATAGGCAATTGGGTAGGATTAAAACCTTGGAATTCTTTTCTTGGGCTGGATTGCAGATGGGTTTTAAGTTTGATGACTCTGTGATTGAGTACATGGCTGATTTTCTGGGTAGGAGGAAACTGTTTGATGATATGAAGTGTCTCTTGGTCACTGTGTTTTCGTGCAATGGTCAAATTTCTTCTCGGACTTTTTCTATTTGTATTAGGTTTTTGGGTAGACAAGGGAGGATTAGAGAAGCCCTTTGCTTGTTTGAAGAAATGGAGTCGAAATTTAGGTGTAAACCTGATAATTTTGTGTACAATAATATGCTTTATGTGCTTTGTAAGAAGGAATCATCTGGGCAGTTAATTGATTTAGCTCTTACAATTTTTCGGAGGATTGAACTGCCTGACACATATTCATATAGTAATGTGATTATTGGTTTATGTAAATTTGGTAGGTTTGAAACTGCCCTTGAAGTTTTTGTTGAAATGTATAGGGCTGGTTTGGTCCCTACCCGATCTGTGGTGAATGTTCTTATTGGTAAGTTGTGTTCGTTGAGTGAAAAAGAAGGAGAAATTGCGAAAGTTAGAGTAAAGAGTATGCGCAGACCCTTTACAATCTTAGTTCCAAATGTGGGGGTAAAGAGTGGTACCATACAGCCTACAGTTCATGCGGTTCAAGTGTTTTGGGCAGTTCATCATCTCGGTTTATTACCAAGCTCATTTGTCATAATCCAACTTATATCAGAGCTTTGTCGATTGGGTAAAACAGAAGAGGCTGTTGAGATCTTAAAGGTTGTTGAGGACATGAAGCGGAGTTGTCTAGAAGAGAGTTACTCCATTGTGATGAAAGCTTTGTGCAAACACCATCTTGTGGAGGAAGCTAGCCATTTGTTTGGAAGGATGCTCTCCCAAGGGGTGAAGCCAAAGTTGTCAGATTATAATTCTGTTATCTGTATGCTATGCAAAATAGGGAATTTGGATGGTGCTGAAAGGGTCTACAAGATCATGAGCAAGAACAGATGTCTTCCAGATAGTTTGACATATTCTGTGTTGATCCATGCTTATGTTGAAGCTAGGAATTGGGAAGCTGCTTATGGCTTACTAATAGAAATGTTAGGTTTGGGTTTGTCTCCACATTTTCACACGCACAGTGCAGTAGATAAGCTTCTGCGAGAAAATGGGAAAATGGTTTTGTGTCATAAACTGGAAAGGAAGTTGGAAAGTCAGAATTTGCTCAAACTCTGTAAAGAAAATCGATTACAGTTGGCTTATGAGAAGCTGAACTCAATGCTTGAAAAGGGATGCTATCCGCCAGCATATGTAAGGGATGCTTTTGAACATGCATTTGAAAAGCGTGGCAAATTGCAAATGGCTCGTGAAGTACTAGGGAAGATGGACAAAACACAAAAAACCCAAGGAGAGAAACTAAAG TTTGACAGGTCAAAAGTGTGA
- the LOC107430547 gene encoding probable phospholipid hydroperoxide glutathione peroxidase, whose translation MQLWKFSNWVSLFFLGFGLFFYYFTYTSPPSYQMAEETSKSIYDFTVKDVRGNDVSLSEYSGKVLLLVNVASKCGFTKSNYEELNVLYEKYKNKGFEILAFPCNQFGGQEPENNEKIQEFVCTRFKAEFPIFDKIEVNGKNAAPLYKFLKSQKGGIFGDGIKWNFTKFLVNKEGKVVERYAPITSPLKIEKDIQNLLESS comes from the exons ATGCAATTGTGGAAATTCAGCAACTGggtctctcttttctttctggGTTTCGGTCTCTTCTTCTACTATTTCACATACACATCTCCTCCTTCTTACCAAATGGCTGAAGAaacttccaaatccatttaTGATTTCACTGTCAAG GATGTTCGTGGAAATGATGTAAGCCTGAGTGAATACAGTGGGAAGGTTCTTCTGTTAGTGAATGTTGCTTCAAAATG TGGTTTTACAAAATCAAACTATGAGGAATTGAATGTTCTATATGAGAAGTACAAAAACAAAG GTTTCGAGATTTTGGCATTTCCTTGCAACCAGTTTGGTGGGCAAGAACCAGAAAACAATGAGAAGATTCAGGAATTTGTGTGCACTCGGTTTAAAGCTGAATTCCCAATCTTTGATAAG ATTGAGGTTAATGGGAAGAATGCAGCTCCCCTTTACAAGTTCCTCAAGTCACAGAAAGGAGGAATCTTTGGAGATGGAATCAAATGGAACTTCACCAAGTTTTTAGTGAACAAAGAGGGGAAGGTTGTGGAGCGCTATGCTCCGATTACTTCACCTCTTAAAATTGAG AAAGACATTCAAAATCTGTTGGAATCATCCTGA
- the LOC107430518 gene encoding uncharacterized protein LOC107430518: MERKRTLTMNWDGLKDDDDDDHFYESRERASSAMSADLEASSSEEDDFDDCRISFTSAVSTTEFGNFAGATAFSSPISPDYDIWMAAPGSITERRKRLLQGMGLTGDKEIASSKRITSIKKQPENDKSDSPASTGGSEDKQENSPSTSSLPIVLIRSRSEGDIESFSVDRNRKEELIGRISKQRLTRTYSAILTPNCRMCPYPDSIRVSPKETGGESGRSIRNGAALTSMVSNTRFGAFFLIKNLDTGKEFIVNEYNEDGMWNRLSDLQTGKQLTMEEFEKCVGYSPVVKELMRRENISRINGEGGHERKVGANYLSKSLRMSKRRGVALLKNSIKGVANSMSGLIGEKEREIHSPEQKPCKNSGGSSSPSSEWIKVRQCGKSYKELSALHLCQEIQAHEGSIWTIRFNTDARFLASAGEDRVIHVWEVQECEVMSLREVADGGTTPLHPSLCACPDRSPSISLGGDGCDKKKKGKGGSSRKTSPIPDYVHVPETVFALSEKPVCSFTGHLDDVLDLSWSRSQLLLSSSMDKTVRLWDLESKTCLKLFAHNDYVTCIQFNPMNDDYFISGSLDAKVRIWSIPERHVVDWTDLHEMVTAACYTPDGQGALIGSHKGSFRMYDTEDCKLSQTSQIEIQNKKKSAKKITGFQFSPTNPSEVLVTSADSRIRILDGSTPTHKFIGFRNTSSQIAASFSQDGKYIISASEDSQVYIWRCQEQRNGASGKRSLITARAYEQFQCRDVSVAIPWPGTIRGEIPTVSLHSKRNSKRCTTSPLPTSNTNAGGTESPTKDENSTCTNSKRNLLPPLPKKNTNTNNNNNNNNNNNNYNLESSASPPEEELEKVSRTESGIGDSFGSDSASIRYGDSISATPTPSSNWSSSWSWFDLGASHGNHTIQATAWGLVIVTAGLGGEIRAYQNFGLPRKVGRQTNLFGGPT, translated from the exons ATGGAGCGCAAAAGGACCCTGACTATGAACTGGGACGGCCTGAAAGACGACGATGACGACGACCATTTTTACGAGTCACGAGAACGAGCCTCTTCCGCCATGTCAGCGGACCTCGAAGCTTCGTCATCGGAAGAAGACGACTTCGACGATTGCCGTATTTCCTTCACCTCCGCCGTCTCCACGACGGAGTTCGGCAACTTCGCCGGAGCAACGGCTTTCTCGTCTCCAATATCGCCGGACTACGACATTTGGATGGCCGCACCAGGTTCGATCACCGAACGCCGGAAACGATTGCTGCAAGGAATGGGATTGACCGGCGACAAAGAAATAGCCAGCTCTAAACGAATCACTTCCATAAAAAAGCAGCCGGAAAACGATAAATCGGACTCCCCCGCTTCCACCGGCGGCAGCGAAGATAAACAAGAAAACTCACCGTCGACTTCTTCATTGCCGATCGTTCTGATCCGGTCACGCTCCGAGGGAGATATCGAATCGTTTTCCGTCGACAGAAACAGAAAAGAAGAATTAATCGGAAGAATCTCGAAGCAGCGACTCACCAGAACGTATTCCGCGATTTTAACCCCAAATTGCCGAATGTGTCCGTACCCGGATTCGATCCGAGTTTCTCCGAAGGAAACCGGAGGAGAATCGGGAAGATCCATAAGAAACGGCGCCGCATTGACGTCGATGGTGTCAAATACACGATTCGGAGCTTTTTTCTTGATAAAGAATTTGGATACGGGAAAAGAATTCATCGTGAACGAGTATAACGAGGACGGAATGTGGAACCGACTCAGCGATTTACAAACGGGCAAGCAATTGACCATGGAAGAGTTCGAGAAATGCGTCGGGTACTCACCCGTCGTCAAAGAACTCATGCGCAGAGAAAACATTTCGAGAATCAACGGCGAAGGAGGTCACGAGAGGAAAGTCGGTGCGAATTACCTTTCCAAGAGCTTGAGGATGAGCAAGAGAAGAGGAGTCGCTCTGCTAAAGAACAGCATAAAAGGCGTCGCGAATTCCATGAGCGGTTTGATCGgcgagaaagagagggaaatcCATTCGCCGGAGCAAAAACCCTGCAAGAATTCGGGCGGCTCGTCATCTCCGTCGTCGGAATGGATTAAAGTCCGGCAATGCGGGAAATCGTACAAGGAATTATCGGCTCTGCATCTGTGCCAAGAGATTCAGGCCCATGAGGGTTCTATCTGGACAATCAGATTCAACACCGACGCGCGATTCCTCGCGAGTGCCGGGGAAGATCGGGTCATCCATGTCTGGGAGGTTCAAGAATGCGAGGTCATGTCGTTGAGAGAGGTCGCTGATGGTGGTACGACTCCGCTTCATCCGTCGCTTTGTGCTTGCCCTGATCGGTCGCCGTCGATATCGCTCGGTGGCGATGGCTGtgataagaagaagaaagggaaaGGAGGATCAAGTCGGAAAACGAGTCCGATTCCCGACTACGTTCATGTGCCGGAAACTGTGTTCGCTTTGTCGGAAAAACCTGTTTGCtctttcactggtcatttggaTGATGTTTTGGATCTTTCTTGGTCTAGATCTCag CTGCTGCTTTCATCTTCCATGGACAAAACTGTTAGATTATGGGATTTGGAAAGCAAAACTTGTTTAAAGTTGTTCGCCCATAATGATTATG TGACTTGCATACAATTTAATCCAATGAATGATGATTATTTCATCAGTGGGTCACTTGATGCGAAAGTTAGGATATGGAGTATACCTGAACGACACGTCGTTGACTGGACTGATCTCCACGAAATGGTCACTGCCGCTTGCTACACCCCCGATGGCCAG GGTGCTTTAATTGGTTCACACAAAGGGAGCTTTCGCATGTACGACACAGAAG ATTGTAAATTGAGTCAAACAAgccaaattgaaattcaaaacaaaaaaaagtctgCGAAAAAGATCACTGGGTTCCAG TTTTCCCCCACGAACCCATCTGAAGTGCTTGTTACATCTGCTGATTCTCGGATTCGAATTTTGGATGGTTCAACTCCCACTCACAAGTTTATAG GTTTTCGTAATACAAGTAGCCAAATTGCAGCTTCATTCAGTCAAGAcggaaaatatataatatcagcCAGTGAAGATTCTCAAGTCTATATTTGGAGGTGTCAAGAACAACGCAATGGAGCGTCAGGAAAAAGAAGCTTGATCACAGCTCGAGCTTATGAGCAATTTCAATGTAGAGATGTTTCAGTAGCTATTCCCTGGCCAGGCACTATAAGAGGAGAAATCCCAACTGTTTCTTTGCATTCTAAAAGGAATTCAAAACGGTGCACTACTTCACCACTACCAACTTCTAATACTAATGCTGGTGGTACTGAATCTCCTACTAAAGATGAAAACTCTACCTGTACAAACAGCAAAAGAAACTTATTACCTCCACTTCCCAAGAAAAACACCAATactaacaataacaacaacaacaacaacaacaataataattataatttagagAGCAGTGCGTCTCCTCCAGAGGAAGAACTTGAGAAAGTTAGTCGAACGGAATCCGGGATCGGGGATTCGTTTGGTTCGGATTCAGCTTCCATCCGGTACGGTGATTCGATCTCTGCCACTCCAACCCCGTCGTCAAACTGGTCTTCATCTTGGTCTTGGTTTGATCTTGGTGCAAGCCATGGAAACCATACGATCCAAGCAACTGCATGGGGTTTGGTCATTGTGACAGCAGGGCTAGGTGGTGAGATTAGGGCTTACCAAAATTTTGGGTTGCCAAGAAAAGTTGGAAGGCAGACTAATCTTTTTGGAGGCCCTacataa
- the LOC107430583 gene encoding protein decapping 5, whose translation MASDSGLSGGDSYIGSFISLVSKYEIRYEGVLYYLNGQDSTLGLKNVRSYGTEGRRKEGPQIPPSDKVYEYILFRGSDIKDLQVKSTPPTQTEEQIYNDPAIIQSHAGTPVSVSPSALTGLPDSTRWQDTPALFSRGYPSLLSSNQSVGQAVPLELPPMIKTTNLPSPSMAMLYNGTSIDISHSPQNQFTVQAPSLMSHLLTAQQVLQSPNIGASTAMSLTDASECIIPVSSSSTSTSVHPKFSPSLTPVQFSMSLDKPSSLPKQAFQPSHHNELSMTSFASPRQDFNVNETEIAGKPVSNSMPVLPVQSVPYSVSSFMGLNSSPSQSQSSSLVTPDQLTQSGLYNLSSTQEVFPEQKDVGAFPPASSTLPLIPTPVTQPPLLPLPDSIQKSQYAKAQYTEEFDFMAMNEKFKKDEVWGHLGKGKEKDKTEGAEERATGHNLEGIEGQGLVANQKPAYNKDEFFDTISCNSLNRGQRNVQNLFSERMKLDTETFGFQQRPNFGYGGYGYGRGRGDAFRGSHNWGRGYVHGRRGRGGNVPF comes from the exons atggcgaGCGATTCCGGGCTCAGCGGTGGCGATTCCTACATTGGAAGCTTCATTAGCCTTGTTTCTAAGTACGAAATACGTTACGAAGGCGTTCTCTATTACCTCAATGGTCAGGATTCTACTCTCGGCCTCAAAAACg TTAGGTCGTATGGTACGGAAGGAAGGAGGAAAGAGGGTCCACAAATTCCTCCAAGCGATAAGGTGTATGAATACATACTGTTTAGAGGAAGTGACATTAAG GATTTACAAGTTAAGTCAACCCCGCCTACCCAGACTGAAGAACAGATCTACAATGATCCTGCTATTATCCAG TCACATGCAGGTACCCCTGTTAGTGTTTCACCATCAGCATTAACTGGTTTGCCAGATTCAACGAGGTGGCAGGATACCCCAGCTTTGTTCAGTAGAGGCTATCCTAGCTTGTTGTCTTCAAATCAGTCTGTTGGCCAAGCAGTTCCATTGGAACTTCCACCAATGATTAAAACTACTAATCTCCCATCTCCTTCTATGGCAATGTTGTATAATGGGACATCTATTGACATTTCACATTCTCCGCAGAATCAATTTACTGTTCAAGCCCCTTCCCTAATGTCGCATCTCTTGACAGCACAGCAAGTGCTGCAGTCTCCTAATATTGGGGCATCTACAGCTATGAGTTTGACTGATGCATCAGAATGTATAATTCCTGTATCTTCATCTTCTACTTCTACCTCTGTACATCCAAAATTTTCACCCTCACTTACTCCTGTACAATTTTCTATGTCTCTTGATAAGCCATCATCCTTGCCCAAACAGGCATTTCAACCATCTCATCATAATGAACTATCTATGACTTCATTTGCTTCACCTCGCCAAGACTTTAACGTAAATGAAACTGAAATTGCTGGCAAACCTGTTTCTAACTCAATGCCTGTCTTACCTGTCCAGTCAGTTCCGTATTCTGTATCTTCTTTTATGGGTTTGAATTCAAGTCCCTCGCAATCACAATCCTCATCTTTGGTAACTCCAGACCAATTAACACAGTCTGGACTGTATAATCTATCTTCTACACAGGAAGTGTTCCCGGAGCAGAAAGATGTGGGTGCTTTTCCACCAGCATCATCTACTTTGCCCTTGATTCCTACTCCTGTAACTCAACCGCCATTACTGCCACTTCCAGATTCCATTCAAAAG TCTCAATATGCTAAAGCACAGTATACTGAAGAGTTTGATTTTATGGCCATGAATGAGAAGTTTAAGAAGGATGAAGTATGGGGTCACCTtggaaagggaaaagaaaaggataaaaCAGAGGGAGCAGAGGAAAGAGCAACTGGTCATAACTTGGAAGGCATAGAAGGTCAGGGTCTGGTAGCCAACCAAAAG CCTGCATATAACAAGGATGAATTCTTTGACACAATTTCATGTAATTCACTCAACCGTGGACAAAGGAATGTGCAGAATCTGTTTTCTGAGCGGATGAAGCTGGATACTGAG ACATTTGGCTTCCAACAGAGACCTAATTTTGGATATGGTGGTTATGGTTATGGTCGTGGTCGTGGTGATGCTTTCCGGGGTTCACATAACTGGGGGAGGGGATACGTCCATGGTAGGAGAGGACGTGGTGGTAATGTTCCGTTCTAA
- the LOC107430584 gene encoding CASP-like protein 2A1 encodes MMVEKIRSEKGNSASSAAAISSSPMAMLGDHQEGSNTTNPMRTAETLLRLLPIAPCVGALVLTLHNSQTNEFGSISYSHLGSFRYLVHANAICAGYSLLSAIISAMPRPFSMSQAWTFFFLDQLLTYLVLGAGAVSTEVLYLAYKGDVAITWTAACETFGRFCHKGTASVAITFLVVACYAMLSLISSYKLFSKYEAPLSKQPTKGIEVATFHG; translated from the exons ATGATGGTCGAAAAGATAAGATCAGAGAAAGGAAATAGTGCAAGTTCAGCAGCAGCAATAAGCAGCTCTCCCATGGCTATGTTGGGAGATCATCAAGAAGGTAGTAACACCACCAACCCTATGCGCACCGCCGAGACCTTGCTTCGTCTCTTGCCTATAGCCCCTTGTGTTGGAGCTCTTGTGCTTACGCTTCACAACTCTCAGACCAATGAGTTTGGCTCCATTTCTTACTCTCACCTTGGAAGTTTcag GTACTTGGTCCATGCCAATGCAATTTGCGCGGGCTATTCCCTTCTTTCTGCTATAATTTCAGCCATGCCTCGTCCATTTTCCATGTCTCAAGCCTGGACTTTCTTTTTCCTCGATCAG tTGCTGACTTACTTAGTGTTGGGTGCGGGGGCGGTGTCGACGGAGGTGCTGTACCTGGCATACAAGGGGGATGTGGCCATTACATGGACTGCAGCTTGCGAAACGTTTGGTAGATTCTGTCACAAGGGCACTGCATCTGTGGCAATTACTTTCTTGGTGGTAGCTTGCTATGCAATGCTTTCCCTCATTTCTTCCTACAAACTTTTCAGCAAATATGAGGCTCCTCTGTCTAAACAACCCACCAAAGGAATCGAAGTTGCCACCTTCCATGGCTGA
- the LOC107430543 gene encoding pentatricopeptide repeat-containing protein At1g12775, mitochondrial isoform X2, with translation MLYRHSTKHGALSLLLQRFHSSSTLSSKPDTALTAIDTITKPPKPSKIRKPTSLSAPIPRVLDTVSPQVNAICSLLCNHSQQTVTIDNLLKCFKENLSSNLVLQILMNYRQLGRIKTLEFFSWAGLQMGFKFDDSVIEYMADFLGRRKLFDDMKCLLVTVFSCNGQISSRTFSICIRFLGRQGRIREALCLFEEMESKFRCKPDNFVYNNMLYVLCKKESSGQLIDLALTIFRRIELPDTYSYSNVIIGLCKFGRFETALEVFVEMYRAGLVPTRSVVNVLIGKLCSLSEKEGEIAKVRVKSMRRPFTILVPNVGVKSGTIQPTVHAVQVFWAVHHLGLLPSSFVIIQLISELCRLGKTEEAVEILKVVEDMKRSCLEESYSIVMKALCKHHLVEEASHLFGRMLSQGVKPKLSDYNSVICMLCKIGNLDGAERVYKIMSKNRCLPDSLTYSVLIHAYVEARNWEAAYGLLIEMLGLGLSPHFHTHSAVDKLLRENGKMVLCHKLERKLESQNLLKLCKENRLQLAYEKLNSMLEKGCYPPAYVRDAFEHAFEKRGKLQMAREVLGKMDKTQKTQGEKLKVS, from the coding sequence ATGCTGTATAGGCATAGCACCAAGCATGGagctctctctcttcttctacAACGCTTTCATTCTTCTTCTACACTGTCTTCAAAACCCGATACTGCTCTCACAGCTATCGATACAATCACCAAACCCCCCAAACCAAGCAAGATCAGAAAACCCACTTCACTCAGTGCACCAATTCCACGGGTTTTAGACACTGTAAGTCCTCAAGTCAATGCCATCTGTTCTTTACTTTGTAACCATAGTCAACAAACTGTAACAATTGATAACCTGTTGAAATGTTTCAAAGAAAATTTGAGTTCAAATCTTGTGCTTCAGATATTGATGAATTATAGGCAATTGGGTAGGATTAAAACCTTGGAATTCTTTTCTTGGGCTGGATTGCAGATGGGTTTTAAGTTTGATGACTCTGTGATTGAGTACATGGCTGATTTTCTGGGTAGGAGGAAACTGTTTGATGATATGAAGTGTCTCTTGGTCACTGTGTTTTCGTGCAATGGTCAAATTTCTTCTCGGACTTTTTCTATTTGTATTAGGTTTTTGGGTAGACAAGGGAGGATTAGAGAAGCCCTTTGCTTGTTTGAAGAAATGGAGTCGAAATTTAGGTGTAAACCTGATAATTTTGTGTACAATAATATGCTTTATGTGCTTTGTAAGAAGGAATCATCTGGGCAGTTAATTGATTTAGCTCTTACAATTTTTCGGAGGATTGAACTGCCTGACACATATTCATATAGTAATGTGATTATTGGTTTATGTAAATTTGGTAGGTTTGAAACTGCCCTTGAAGTTTTTGTTGAAATGTATAGGGCTGGTTTGGTCCCTACCCGATCTGTGGTGAATGTTCTTATTGGTAAGTTGTGTTCGTTGAGTGAAAAAGAAGGAGAAATTGCGAAAGTTAGAGTAAAGAGTATGCGCAGACCCTTTACAATCTTAGTTCCAAATGTGGGGGTAAAGAGTGGTACCATACAGCCTACAGTTCATGCGGTTCAAGTGTTTTGGGCAGTTCATCATCTCGGTTTATTACCAAGCTCATTTGTCATAATCCAACTTATATCAGAGCTTTGTCGATTGGGTAAAACAGAAGAGGCTGTTGAGATCTTAAAGGTTGTTGAGGACATGAAGCGGAGTTGTCTAGAAGAGAGTTACTCCATTGTGATGAAAGCTTTGTGCAAACACCATCTTGTGGAGGAAGCTAGCCATTTGTTTGGAAGGATGCTCTCCCAAGGGGTGAAGCCAAAGTTGTCAGATTATAATTCTGTTATCTGTATGCTATGCAAAATAGGGAATTTGGATGGTGCTGAAAGGGTCTACAAGATCATGAGCAAGAACAGATGTCTTCCAGATAGTTTGACATATTCTGTGTTGATCCATGCTTATGTTGAAGCTAGGAATTGGGAAGCTGCTTATGGCTTACTAATAGAAATGTTAGGTTTGGGTTTGTCTCCACATTTTCACACGCACAGTGCAGTAGATAAGCTTCTGCGAGAAAATGGGAAAATGGTTTTGTGTCATAAACTGGAAAGGAAGTTGGAAAGTCAGAATTTGCTCAAACTCTGTAAAGAAAATCGATTACAGTTGGCTTATGAGAAGCTGAACTCAATGCTTGAAAAGGGATGCTATCCGCCAGCATATGTAAGGGATGCTTTTGAACATGCATTTGAAAAGCGTGGCAAATTGCAAATGGCTCGTGAAGTACTAGGGAAGATGGACAAAACACAAAAAACCCAAGGAGAGAAACTAAAGGTTTCTTAA